A part of Cannabis sativa cultivar Pink pepper isolate KNU-18-1 chromosome 6, ASM2916894v1, whole genome shotgun sequence genomic DNA contains:
- the LOC115724873 gene encoding receptor-like protein EIX2 isoform X1, which translates to MTKTSHFIEVGSGRRRKVLLEKLQNCKDPKTLIGEKERQALLSLKKGFVDDGNRLSSWTSTSRDCCAWRGIRCGNSTHHHIISLDLHSDRDVPKSLYLGGEIGPSLVELQHLRYFDFRHNNFIKIPEFIGSLSRLTYLNFEDNPIMFIPYSQLGNLTRLQVLKLDGTYNISTNLEWISHLSSLRILKLSYINITNSKSTDWFRLIKRAQSLSSLELCGCTLQPIDIFTNKNSSNSLTNLDIWESTISPKTLPWLLNMSTNLVNLTFTDNEINGPLPNSFGNMRSLASIILAGNGLEGEIPKSLGNLCNLQILVLSHNKFNARLSDVLENLSGCAKNSLEVLVFEENQLRGSFPSLKAFPISLKELWINSNQLEGPFPNLSMFSNLTLLDASYNKFNGTVPEDIGKLHHLEYLYLNSNLLTGLVTEVHFEKLSELKDLYLSDNSLTLRINSSAWIPPFQLDLAYLRSCNLGPQFPTWLRTQIHISRLDISNNGIHDEIPANWLLSSPLELNFLDLSLNRFHGPIPPHLSNVNVLILSNNKFIDLKTFLCYPLQRSIKLLDISNNMLSGNLPDCHWHMKELIVLKLDNNNLSGIIPRSIGSSYGIQYLFLGHNNFSGNLPSSLKNCTQLYVLDVEYNNLEGNIPTWIGERLTNLIFLRVRSNHFYGVIPSSLCHLQFLRIFDISMNTLAGLIPSCIKNFTSMVDLVEKNQEPMNIFAPVPLYDVPFYENAFLTYEIVTSIMWRGAYREYSSTLGLLRVIDLSSNNLIGKIPQELTNLVELVQLNLSRNSLNGTIPTKIGNLNKLNSLDLSHNKLSGVIPTSLASISSLSLLDLSDNKLFGRIPTGTQLQTFNASMYTHNDGLCGPPLTNSCLGDGPLNPPQDHSDGDEDSEEWIDMSWLHMGIWVGFVIGFVGVCGNLLLNTSWRLNYFNYMSTIGDWLYVTICVNTNLLKRRFFN; encoded by the exons ATGACCAAAACATCTCATTTCATCGAGGTTGGCAGTGGTAGAAGAAGAAAGGTCTTGCTTGAGAAGCTTCAAAACTGTAAGGACCCCAAAACATTGATCGGAG AGAAGGAGAGACAAGCTCTTCTCAGCTTGAAGAAAGGCTTTGTTGATGATGGAAATCGTCTATCCTCGTGGACAAGTACCAGCCGAGATTGTTGTGCATGGAGAGGTATCAGGTGTGGTAACTCAACTCATCATCATATTATTAGTCTTGATCTTCATTCTGACCGTGATGTTCCAAAATCGCTTTATTTGGGCGGTGAAATTGGTCCTTCTTTGGTTGAGTTGCAACATTTGAGGTACTTTGATTTTCGtcacaataattttattaaaattcccGAGTTTATTGGTTCTTTAAGTAGACTCACATATCTCAACTTTGAAGACAATCCTATCATGTTCATTCCTTATTCTCAGCTTGGGAACCTCACAAGGTTGCAAGTTCTCAAACTAGATGGTACTTATAACATTAGTACTAATCTTGAATGGATTTCTCATCTCTCTTCTCTTAGAATTTTAAAGTTGAGTTACATCAACATAACGAATTCGAAATCCACAGATTGGTTTCGCTTGATTAAAAGAGCACAATCTTTATCAAGTTTAGAGTTATGTGGATGTACACTTCAACCAATAGATATCTTCACCAACAAAAATTCTTCAAACTCTCTCACCAATCTTGATATTTGGGAGAGTACCATATCTCCCAAAACACTTCCTTGGTTGCTAAATATGAGTACCAATCTAGTGAATCTCACCTTTACAGATAATGAAATAAATGGTCCTCTTCCAAATTCTTTTGGAAACATGAGATCTCTTGCGAGCATTATTTTGGCTGGAAATGGATTAGAAGGTGAAATACCTAAATCATTGGGGAATCTTTGTAATCTTCAAATATTAGTTTTGAGCCACAATAAATTCAATGCAAGGCTTTCTGATGTTTTAGAAAATCTTAGTGGTTGTGCTAAAAATTCTTTAGAAGTTTTAGTTTTTGAGGAGAACCAATTAAGAGGATCATTTCCTAGTTTGAAAGCATTCCCAATCTCtttaaaagaattatggatcaatTCTAATCAATTAGAAGGACCATTTCCCAATCTTTCAATGTTTTCAAATCTTACATTGTTGGATGCCTCTTACAATAAGTTTAATGGTACTGTACCTGAAGATATTGGTAAGCTTCATCATCTCGAGTACTTGTACCTAAACTCAAACCTTCTTACTGGGCTTGTCACTGAAGTTCACTTTGAAAAACTTTCTGAATTGAAAGATCTTTATTTATCCGATAACTCCTTAACCTTGAGGATCAATTCCAGTGCTTGGATCCCACCATTTCAACTAGACTTGGCATACTTGAGGTCTTGCAATTTAGGTCCACAGTTTCCTACTTGGCTCAGAACCCAGATACATATCTCACGCCTTGACATTTCAAACAATGGAATTCATGATGAAATTCCTGCTAATTGGCTTTTGAGTAGTCCTCTAGAATTGAATTTTCTTGATCTATCTTTGAATCGATTTCACGGTCCTATCCCACCTCATCTATCAAACGTGAACGTATTGATTctttcaaataataaatttattgatCTAAAGACTTTTCTTTGTTACCCCTTACAAAGATCAATAAAACTTCTTGACATTTCCAATAATATGTTAAGTGGAAATCTTCCTGATTGTCATTGGCATATGAAGGAATTGATTGTTCTAAAATTAGATAACAATAATTTGTCTGGAATAATTCCAAGATCAATTGGTTCCTCATATGGAATTCAATATTTGTTTTTGGGGCATAATAATTTTTCAGGAAATCTTCCTTCATCTTTAAAGAACTGTACACAACTTTACGTTCTTGATGTCGAATATAATAATTTAGAAGGAAATATTCCAACTTGGATTGGGGAAAGGCTTACAAATTTGATTTTTCTTCGAGTAAGATCAAATCATTTTTATGGAGTCATACCATCTAGTTTGTGTCATCTTCAATTTCTTCGAATATTTGACATCTCCATGAATACCTTAGCAGGACTTATTCCTTCATGCATAAAGAATTTCACCTCTATGGTAGATTTAGTTGAAAAGAATCAGGAACCTATGAATATTTTTGCACCAGTTCCCCTTTATGACGTTCCCTTCTATGAGAATGCATTTCTCACGTATGAAATTGTTACATCGATTATGTGGAGAGGTGCTTATCGCGAGTATAGTAGTACTCTTGGATTATTAAGAGTGATTGATCTCTCGAGTAATAATTTGATTGGTAAGATTCCTCAAGAGTTAACAAACCTTGTTGAATTGGTTCAACTTAACCTATCAAGGAATAGTTTGAATGGGACAATTCCTACGAAGATTGGGAACTTAAATAAGCTAAATTCTCTAGATTTATCGCACAACAAGCTTTCTGGTGTAATTCCAACAAGCTTGGCAAGTATTTCTTCTTTGTCTTTGTTGGATTTGTCAGATAACAAATTGTTCGGAAGAATCCCCACCGGTACTCAACTACAAACTTTTAATGCTTCGATGTACACTCATAATGATGGATTGTGTGGACCTCCATTGACCAATTCATGTCTTGGAGATGGGCCATTAAATCCTCCTCAAGATCATTCAGATGGTGATGAAGATAGTGAAGAATGGATTGACATGTCATGGCTTCATATGGGAATTTGGGTTGGATTTGTAATTGGATTTGTTGGAGTGTGTGGTAATTTATTACTCAACACTTCTTGGAGACTTAACTATTTCAATTACATGAGCACCATTGGTGATTGGCTTTATGTGACGATTTGTGTCAACACAAATTTATTGAAGAGAAGGTTTTTCAATTA
- the LOC115724873 gene encoding receptor-like protein EIX1 isoform X2 encodes MFIPYSQLGNLTRLQVLKLDGTYNISTNLEWISHLSSLRILKLSYINITNSKSTDWFRLIKRAQSLSSLELCGCTLQPIDIFTNKNSSNSLTNLDIWESTISPKTLPWLLNMSTNLVNLTFTDNEINGPLPNSFGNMRSLASIILAGNGLEGEIPKSLGNLCNLQILVLSHNKFNARLSDVLENLSGCAKNSLEVLVFEENQLRGSFPSLKAFPISLKELWINSNQLEGPFPNLSMFSNLTLLDASYNKFNGTVPEDIGKLHHLEYLYLNSNLLTGLVTEVHFEKLSELKDLYLSDNSLTLRINSSAWIPPFQLDLAYLRSCNLGPQFPTWLRTQIHISRLDISNNGIHDEIPANWLLSSPLELNFLDLSLNRFHGPIPPHLSNVNVLILSNNKFIDLKTFLCYPLQRSIKLLDISNNMLSGNLPDCHWHMKELIVLKLDNNNLSGIIPRSIGSSYGIQYLFLGHNNFSGNLPSSLKNCTQLYVLDVEYNNLEGNIPTWIGERLTNLIFLRVRSNHFYGVIPSSLCHLQFLRIFDISMNTLAGLIPSCIKNFTSMVDLVEKNQEPMNIFAPVPLYDVPFYENAFLTYEIVTSIMWRGAYREYSSTLGLLRVIDLSSNNLIGKIPQELTNLVELVQLNLSRNSLNGTIPTKIGNLNKLNSLDLSHNKLSGVIPTSLASISSLSLLDLSDNKLFGRIPTGTQLQTFNASMYTHNDGLCGPPLTNSCLGDGPLNPPQDHSDGDEDSEEWIDMSWLHMGIWVGFVIGFVGVCGNLLLNTSWRLNYFNYMSTIGDWLYVTICVNTNLLKRRFFN; translated from the coding sequence ATGTTCATTCCTTATTCTCAGCTTGGGAACCTCACAAGGTTGCAAGTTCTCAAACTAGATGGTACTTATAACATTAGTACTAATCTTGAATGGATTTCTCATCTCTCTTCTCTTAGAATTTTAAAGTTGAGTTACATCAACATAACGAATTCGAAATCCACAGATTGGTTTCGCTTGATTAAAAGAGCACAATCTTTATCAAGTTTAGAGTTATGTGGATGTACACTTCAACCAATAGATATCTTCACCAACAAAAATTCTTCAAACTCTCTCACCAATCTTGATATTTGGGAGAGTACCATATCTCCCAAAACACTTCCTTGGTTGCTAAATATGAGTACCAATCTAGTGAATCTCACCTTTACAGATAATGAAATAAATGGTCCTCTTCCAAATTCTTTTGGAAACATGAGATCTCTTGCGAGCATTATTTTGGCTGGAAATGGATTAGAAGGTGAAATACCTAAATCATTGGGGAATCTTTGTAATCTTCAAATATTAGTTTTGAGCCACAATAAATTCAATGCAAGGCTTTCTGATGTTTTAGAAAATCTTAGTGGTTGTGCTAAAAATTCTTTAGAAGTTTTAGTTTTTGAGGAGAACCAATTAAGAGGATCATTTCCTAGTTTGAAAGCATTCCCAATCTCtttaaaagaattatggatcaatTCTAATCAATTAGAAGGACCATTTCCCAATCTTTCAATGTTTTCAAATCTTACATTGTTGGATGCCTCTTACAATAAGTTTAATGGTACTGTACCTGAAGATATTGGTAAGCTTCATCATCTCGAGTACTTGTACCTAAACTCAAACCTTCTTACTGGGCTTGTCACTGAAGTTCACTTTGAAAAACTTTCTGAATTGAAAGATCTTTATTTATCCGATAACTCCTTAACCTTGAGGATCAATTCCAGTGCTTGGATCCCACCATTTCAACTAGACTTGGCATACTTGAGGTCTTGCAATTTAGGTCCACAGTTTCCTACTTGGCTCAGAACCCAGATACATATCTCACGCCTTGACATTTCAAACAATGGAATTCATGATGAAATTCCTGCTAATTGGCTTTTGAGTAGTCCTCTAGAATTGAATTTTCTTGATCTATCTTTGAATCGATTTCACGGTCCTATCCCACCTCATCTATCAAACGTGAACGTATTGATTctttcaaataataaatttattgatCTAAAGACTTTTCTTTGTTACCCCTTACAAAGATCAATAAAACTTCTTGACATTTCCAATAATATGTTAAGTGGAAATCTTCCTGATTGTCATTGGCATATGAAGGAATTGATTGTTCTAAAATTAGATAACAATAATTTGTCTGGAATAATTCCAAGATCAATTGGTTCCTCATATGGAATTCAATATTTGTTTTTGGGGCATAATAATTTTTCAGGAAATCTTCCTTCATCTTTAAAGAACTGTACACAACTTTACGTTCTTGATGTCGAATATAATAATTTAGAAGGAAATATTCCAACTTGGATTGGGGAAAGGCTTACAAATTTGATTTTTCTTCGAGTAAGATCAAATCATTTTTATGGAGTCATACCATCTAGTTTGTGTCATCTTCAATTTCTTCGAATATTTGACATCTCCATGAATACCTTAGCAGGACTTATTCCTTCATGCATAAAGAATTTCACCTCTATGGTAGATTTAGTTGAAAAGAATCAGGAACCTATGAATATTTTTGCACCAGTTCCCCTTTATGACGTTCCCTTCTATGAGAATGCATTTCTCACGTATGAAATTGTTACATCGATTATGTGGAGAGGTGCTTATCGCGAGTATAGTAGTACTCTTGGATTATTAAGAGTGATTGATCTCTCGAGTAATAATTTGATTGGTAAGATTCCTCAAGAGTTAACAAACCTTGTTGAATTGGTTCAACTTAACCTATCAAGGAATAGTTTGAATGGGACAATTCCTACGAAGATTGGGAACTTAAATAAGCTAAATTCTCTAGATTTATCGCACAACAAGCTTTCTGGTGTAATTCCAACAAGCTTGGCAAGTATTTCTTCTTTGTCTTTGTTGGATTTGTCAGATAACAAATTGTTCGGAAGAATCCCCACCGGTACTCAACTACAAACTTTTAATGCTTCGATGTACACTCATAATGATGGATTGTGTGGACCTCCATTGACCAATTCATGTCTTGGAGATGGGCCATTAAATCCTCCTCAAGATCATTCAGATGGTGATGAAGATAGTGAAGAATGGATTGACATGTCATGGCTTCATATGGGAATTTGGGTTGGATTTGTAATTGGATTTGTTGGAGTGTGTGGTAATTTATTACTCAACACTTCTTGGAGACTTAACTATTTCAATTACATGAGCACCATTGGTGATTGGCTTTATGTGACGATTTGTGTCAACACAAATTTATTGAAGAGAAGGTTTTTCAATTA
- the LOC115724875 gene encoding uncharacterized protein LOC115724875 — protein sequence MAKRDSATKILPSLTPRRSARLLKNHDILVSSLHLSDTISNKLSKPSNGFKNCGSEPPSNLRRSPRISPKDSVGKEEYSSCEDLGSGLIKSSKNNDIGRFQNRRSQRLSNCSEKTSGDKGVSKEEALHTGKGNLRVKSGENLLDKGKRSTKRQVKESDGECRVVKDHQTEKSKGNDDRLSSNLNTGKGKSSTAGQFKEPDGDGDGECRGVNAGRKRKREEQGKENVNGWNEDQELALQRAYLAAKPTPHFWKKVSKMVPGKSAQECFDKVNADHLTPPQRQRGAKKRRSVSPIHSLELSASKVLKPVDLNLKKRSCNNQKTRITQKNARKLLKEHYNQNQDHDADLFSVLEPNLDLSSEALQPNHIFSTPKNCKQGLLQKYSERSTSGKKIPLLSRFSGSKVTTLASPPVLKEVKNKFLHERYIDQLHTRDAKRKAAAAKNATLKIGDGKENNVMKMDVVRSAKNALVSDAREAITMLRNIKTNTMSNSSDLDDDIVRSDDDDDGES from the coding sequence ATGGCCAAGAGAGACTCTGCCACTAAAATTCTGCCATCTTTGACCCCTCGAAGGTCTGCTAGACTTCTCAAGAACCACGATATTTTGGTAAGCTCTTTACACCTTTCAGATACCATTTCCAACAAACTAAGTAAACCCAGTAATGGGTTCAAAAATTGTGGATCCGAACCACCCTCTAATCTCAGACGGTCTCCCAGAATTTCCCCCAAAGATTCTGTGGGAAAAGAGGAGTATAGTAGTTGTGAGGATTTGGGTTCTGGGCTTATAAAATCTTCCAAGAACAATGACATTGGTAGGTTTCAAAATAGGCGATCTCAGAGGCTTTCTAATTGCTCTGAGAAGACTAGCGGAGATAAGGGGGTGAGTAAGGAGGAGGCTTTACATACTGGGAAAGGAAATTTAAGAGTGAAATCGGGTGAGAACTTGTTAGACAAAGGGAAAAGGTCAACGAAGAGACAAGTTAAAGAATCAGATGGTGAGTGTAGAGTGGTTAAAGATCATCAGACAGAGAAGAGTAAAGGAAATGATGACCGCCTTTCGTCAAATTTAAACACTGGGAAAGGAAAGAGTTCAACAGCGGGACAATTCAAAGAACCAGATGGTGATGGTGATGGTGAGTGTAGAGGGGTTAATGCTGGTAGGAAGAGAAAGCGAGAGGAACAAGGTAAAGAGAATGTTAATGGGTGGAATGAGGATCAAGAATTGGCACTGCAAAGAGCTTATTTAGCTGCAAAGCCAACACCGCACTTCTGGAAGAAGGTTTCAAAAATGGTGCCTGGAAAATCAGCACAGGAATGTTTTGATAAAGTCAATGCTGACCATTTAACCCCACCTCAACGTCAGCGCGGGGCCAAGAAAAGACGAAGTGTATCACCTATTCATTCTCTTGAGCTCTCTGCAAGTAAAGTGCTTAAACCCGTCGATCTGAATCTCAAAAAGCGAAGTTGTAATAATCAGAAGACTCGCATTACACAGAAAAATGCTAGGAAGTTATTGAAAGAGCATTATAATCAGAACCAAGATCATGATGCTGATCTTTTTTCAGTTCTTGAACCCAACTTGGATTTATCTAGTGAAGCTCTCCAGCCTAATCATATATTTTCCACCCCAAAGAATTGTAAACAAGGATTACTTCAGAAATATAGTGAGAGATCTACTTCAGGCAAAAAGATACCACTTCTATCAAGATTTAGTGGCTCGAAGGTGACAACTCTTGCTAGCCCCCCAGTACTGAAGGAGGTCAAAAACAAATTCTTACATGAGAGGTATATCGATCAATTACACACAAGGGATGCTAAGAGAAAAGCAGCAGCTGCTAAAAATGCCACTTTGAAAATAGGTGATGGAAAGGAGAACAATGTCATGAAAATGGATGTTGTTAGATCAGCGAAAAATGCTTTGGTTTCTGATGCTAGGGAAGCTATCACTATGCTTCGAAACATAAAGACCAATACAATGAGTAACTCTTCTGATTTGGATGATGATATTGTTAgaagtgatgatgatgatgatggtgagaGTTAA